A portion of the Lolium rigidum isolate FL_2022 chromosome 1, APGP_CSIRO_Lrig_0.1, whole genome shotgun sequence genome contains these proteins:
- the LOC124661636 gene encoding putative disease resistance RPP13-like protein 1, translating into MADPLTAVVAIGWGMKAAGWVASPIISDLFKKASSYLGFDASKKLSELEPKILLLERVMGAVEVSPYRPRLEGLYSKLKSAFYEAEEILDDVEYYRLEKKIPDDKLKSEVAGPSRRLKQIWSATVKSSPLKHQESGMSKVKLKKKLDRIEEVINDACKVLKRMNLPSISGANQSHVVAANSRGGGTTSRPLSTIIGRDEDCDKIVALLHEKEEHGQPDTNSAPCYTVVGIHGIGGSGKSTLAQLVCAHEKKDTHFDLVMWVHVSQDFGVDAIYMEMFEAATGTLCPQFKNRDTLQDMLEKKLCGKRFLLVLDDVWYNMNIRDATQSENLQQILSPLRAGEAGSKILVTSRNEDALLALGAAKQRCIPISVLDEDVFWKLLMHYALHGVPVDDHTHGTLGDIGKEIAKKLKGSPLAARIVGEQLRIRQNVVFWRSVRDRDLLNETMGALWWSYHHLHEQVKRCFAFCSIFPRRHCLEGHELVKLWAAEGFARCTSEGEEMEDVCQEYFDELVSASFLQLKAKEYPHESDYYLVHDLLHDLAEKAAGSDCFRIEKSELQEKCAAVEVPPNVRHMFVQFYDTLLITTKICQLCNLRTLIIGSGPTWDAVSEQVLKFMFKRLRKLRVLTITAGCSARYDVPSVMPLPACIDQLRHLRYLAFRLHDSTNLRMILPATFSKLYHMQVLDFGCIEEVVFSSCEDFGNLVNLRHVVCSVFVNIPSIGRLTSLQTMSGFDVRKEQGYEFRQLGNLKKLRGKLWIRGMQNVESKEESLEANLAGKEGISTLELTWWGGGKASPEVLDGLCPPKDLKSLIMNGYHGIRYPSWMHYGATKHVNHLHLRNCSPLHGPELSGFCTHLRELIIEQCTWDALPDYMEHLTSLKNLEISCCYNIRSIRSLPTLPQSIKDFNFRISNEVLLSSCKTVGDPDWQKIKHIPYVSTDNDNNIGSYCAMKMGVVQDQKETNLIVYRHNLL; encoded by the exons ATGGCGGACCCATTGACTGCTGTTGTCGCAATAGGATGGGGCATGAAAGCCGCAGGGTGGGTCGCCTCGCCCATCATCTCTGATCTGTTCAAGAAAGCATCCTCGTATCTTGGCTTTGATGCATCGAAGAAGCTGAGTGAGCTTGAGCCAAAGATTTTATTGCTGGAGCGGGTGATGGGAGCAGTTGAGGTGAGCCCTTACAGGCCTCGATTGGAGGGGCTGTACAGTAAACTTAAATCTGCGTTCTACGAAGCAGAGGAAATCTTGGATGATGTTGAGTACTACCGTCTCGAGAAGAAGATACCAGATGACAAGCTCAAGTCAGAGGTTGCCGGGCCTTCACGTCGCTTGAAGCAGATCTGGTCTGCCACGGTGAAGAGCTCTCCACTAAAACATCAG GAGAGTGGTATGTCAAAAGTTAAGTTGAAAAAGAAGCTAGACAGAATAGAAGAGGTCATAAATGATGCATGCAAAGTTTTAAAACGGATGAACTTGCCAAGCATAAGTGGTGCAAACCAGAGCCATGTTGTTGCTGCCAACTCACGAGGTGGTGGCACTACTTCACGGCCTCTCTCAACGATAATCGGACGAGATGAGGATTGCGATAAGATCGTAGCATTGCTTCATGAGAAGGAAGAGCATGGTCAGCCTGACACCAATAGCGCTCCATGTTATACAGTAGTTGGCATTCATGGCATCGGTGGCTCTGGGAAATCAACCCTTGCACAACTTGTTTGTGCCCATGAGAAAAAGGATACCCATTTTGACCTTGTAATGTGGGTTCATGTTTCTCAGGATTTTGGTGTGGATGCCATTTACATGGAGATGTTTGAGGCTGCTACAGGTACTTTATGCCCTCAATTCAAAAATCGTGACACCTTACAGGATATGTTGGAGAAGAAACTGTGTGGAAAACGTTTCCTTTTGGTACTAGATGATGTTTGGTACAATATGAATATTAGAGATGCGACACAGTCTGAAAATCTGCAACAGATACTCTCGCCTCTCAGGGCTGGAGAGGCAGGAAGCAAGATCCTAGTCACTAGTCGAAATGAAGATGCATTATTAGCTCTGGGTGCCGCGAAGCAGAGATGTATTCCCATATCTGTCCTAGATGAAGATGTCTTCTGGAAATTGCTCATGCATTATGCACTCCACGGTGTGCCCGTTGATGATCATACTCATGGAACACTGGGAGACATTGGGAAAGAGATTGCAAAAAAGCTGAAGGGGTCACCTCTAGCAGCCAGAATAGTCGGAGAACAGTTGCGTATAAGGCAAAACGTTGTGTTCTGGAGAAGCGTCCGCGACCGGGACCTTTTGAACGAGACGATGGGAGCTCTGTGGTGGAGCTACCATCATCTTCATGAGCAGGTCAAGCGATGCTTTGCTTTCTGCAGTATTTTTCCTCGAAGACATTGCTTGGAAGGTCATGAGTTAGTTAAGCTTTGGGCTGCAGAAGGGTTTGCCAGATGCACTAGTGAAGGTGAGGAAATGGAAGATGTTTGCCAGGAATACTTTGATGAACTAGTGTCAGCCTCGTTTCTGCAACTTAAAGCAAAGGAATATCCCCATGAAAGCGACTACTATTTAGTTCATGATCTATTGCATGATTTAGCGGAGAAGGCTGCTGGAAGTGATTGTTTCAGAATCGAAAAGAGTGAACTGCAAGAAAAATGCGCAGCTGTGGAAGTTCCTCCAAACGTCCGCCATATGTTTGTTCAGTTCTATGATACACTATTGATTACTACAAAGATATGCCAATTGTGCAACTTACGCACTCTCATCATTGGTAGTGGACCTACTTGGGATGCAGTTTCGGAGCAAGTCTTGAAGTTTATGTTTAAGAGGCTGAGGAAGTTGCGTGTGCTCACCATAACTGCCGGATGTTCAGCGAGATATGATGTCCCCTCAGTTATGCCACTCCCAGCATGCATTGACCAGTTAAGGCACCTGAGGTATCTTGCTTTTCGGCTTCATGATTCTACAAATCTGAGGATGATTTTACCGGCCACTTTTAGTAAGCTATACCACATGCAGGTTCTAGATTTTGGTTGCATTGAGGAAGTGGTGTTTTCCTCTTGTGAAGATTTTGGTAACCTCGTCAATTTGCGGCATGTAGTCTGCTCTGTATTTGTGAATATTCCAAGCATCGGCAGGCTGACATCACTCCAAACAATGTCAGGCTTCGATGTAAGAAAGGAACAAGGGTACGAGTTTAGGCAACTCGGGAACCTAAAAAAGCTTCGTGGCAAGCTGTGGATCAGGGGCATGCAAAATGTTGAAAGCAAGGAAGAATCTCTAGAGGCTAATCTGGCCGGTAAGGAAGGGATCAGTACACTGGAACTGACCTGGTGGGGGGGTGGTAAAGCGAGTCCAGAAGTTCTAGATGGTCTTTGCCCACCCAAGGATCTTAAATCACTTATTATGAATGGTTACCACGGCATTAGGTATCCAAGTTGGATGCACTATGGTGCCACAAAGCACGTAAACCATCTCCATCTCCGCAACTGCAGCCCACTACATGGTCCTGAACTTAGTGGGTTTTGCACTCATCTCCGTGAGCTCATTATTGAGCAGTGCACCTGGGACGCCTTGCCAGACTACATGGAGCACCTGACATCACTGAAGAACCTGGAGATCTCGTGCTGCTACAATATTCGATC TATTCGGTCGCTTCCAACACTGCCTCAGTCTATCAAGGACTTCAACTTCCGTATCAGTAATGAGGTGTTGCTGAGCTCGTGCAAAACAGTTGGAGATCCAGATTGGCAAAAGATTAAGCACATTCCGTACGTATCAAcag ACAATGATAACAACATAGGATCATACTGCGCGATGAAAATGGGAGTTGTACAAGACCAGAAGGAAACGAACTTGATAGTTTATCGTCACAATTTGCTGTGA